From Coffea arabica cultivar ET-39 chromosome 2e, Coffea Arabica ET-39 HiFi, whole genome shotgun sequence, the proteins below share one genomic window:
- the LOC113731809 gene encoding pentatricopeptide repeat-containing protein At2g22410, mitochondrial, whose protein sequence is MTRGNRKLLITGLKNLLDKCEGHENLIKQIHAHWTTLGFFAQTRKHQHFACKLLNVYTKLNKPLEAHRVFALIPDPDIVSWTSLFNLYLKTQQPTEALSLFSHLLVSTSLRPDAHSVLAALSACARTQNLDAGKAVHAMVYRQLSEPETIVSNALIDMYSRGGRTHLAGRVFESVQCRDVATWTSLLNGFIFCGDIEAGRQVFDDMPQRNVVSWTAMIVGYVRVKNSIEALQLFRRMRDGGRENATTITIVAVLSGCADVGALDFGRSIHGYVNKIAGFSMDVAVNNGLIDMYAKNGNLDSAENIFIRMVDRDLFSWTSIISGLAIHGRGKDALDFFDEMVASGMHPNEITFLSVLSACNHAGLVGEGLNFFERLKNSPRFEPMMEHYGCMVDLLGRAGLLEEAVGLIQDMPFKPDAIMWRSFLSSCLGHNNSALAEMAAKEVLELEPDDDGVCVLLWNLYRSKKMWQAASRMERMMKDQKIKKKPGCSWVEVNGVVHEFLAETSLPSVVGDVYIALQGIARQSKMNSDIDSCEWRNFMHKKDCTATECI, encoded by the coding sequence ATGACTCGTGGCAACAGAAAACTGCTGATAACAGGCCTTAAAAATTTACTAGACAAATGCGAAGGCCACGAGAATTTGATCAAGCAAATCCACGCTCACTGGACCACCCTTGGCTTCTTCGCTCAAACTCGGAAACATCAACACTTCGCCTGCAAATTACTTAACGTTTATACAAAACTAAACAAACCCCTCGAAGCCCACAGGGTGTTTGCTCTAATTCCTGACCCAGACATTGTCTCCTGGACTTCTCTATTCAATCTATACCTGAAAACTCAACAACCCACCGAGGCTTTATCTCTTTTCTCTCACTTGTTGGTCTCTACTTCCCTCAGACCTGATGCGCACTCCGTCTTGGCTGCGCTGTCTGCTTGCGCGCGGACGCAAAATTTGGATGCTGGTAAAGCAGTGCATGCCATGGTGTATAGACAATTGTCTGAACCGGAAACAATTGTGAGTAATGCTCTGATTGATATGTATAGTCGGGGTGGAAGAACCCATTTGGCTGGACGTGTGTTTGAGAGTGTGCAATGCAGAGACGTGGCTACTTGGACTAGCTTGCTTAATGGGTTTATTTTTTGTGGTGATATTGAAGCTGGACGTCAGGTTTTTGATGATATGCCGCAGAGGAATGTGGTTTCTTGGACGGCGATGATAGTTGGCTATGTACGTGTGAAAAATTCCATTGAGGCGTTGCAGTTGTTTAGGAGAATGAGGGATGGAGGTAGAGAGAATGCTACTACTATTACTATTGTTGCCGTGCTCTCAGGTTGTGCTGATGTTGGAGCTCTTGATTTTGGGAGGTCTATTCATGGGTATGTTAACAAGATAGCTGGTTTTAGCATGGATGTTGCTGTAAATAATGGATTAATTGATATGTACGCAAAAAATGGAAACCTTGATTCAGCTGAGAATATATTCATTAGGATGGTAGATAGGGATTTGTTTTCGTGGACAAGTATAATTTCAGGGTTGGCAATTCATGGTAGAGGTAAGGATGCACTTGATTTTTTCGATGAGATGGTGGCATCTGGGATGCACCCCAATGAGATTACGTTTCTTTCTGTACTTTCAGCTTGTAACCATGCAGGATTGGTTGGTGAGGGACTGAACTTCTTTGAAAGATTGAAAAATTCTCCTAGATTTGAACCCATGATGGAACATTATGGGTGTATGGTAGATCTTCTTGGTCGAGCAGGATTGCTTGAAGAAGCTGTTGGATTGATTCAGGACATGCCCTTCAAGCCAGATGCTATTATGTGGAGATCATTTCTCAGTTCTTGTTTAGGACATAATAATTCGGCTTTGGCTGAAATGGCAGCGAAAGAGGTACTTGAACTGGAGCCTGATGATGATGGTGTATGTGTGCTCCTTTGGAACTTGTATCGCTCTAAAAAAATGTGGCAAGCTGCTTCAAGGATGGAGAGGATGATGAAGGAtcagaaaataaagaaaaaaccTGGGTGTAGTTGGGTTGAAGTAAATGGTGTTGTTCATGAATTTCTTGCTGAAACTTCATTACCTTCTGTAGTTGGTGATGTATACATTGCTCTACAAGGCATTGCTAGACAATCAAAAATGAATAGTGACATTGATAGTTGTGAGTGGAGAAATTTCATGCACAAGAAGGATTGTACAGCGACAGAGTGTATCTAG